One genomic region from Cardiocondyla obscurior isolate alpha-2009 linkage group LG19, Cobs3.1, whole genome shotgun sequence encodes:
- the LOC139110074 gene encoding chymotrypsin-2-like, whose translation MNRKSVPIFLSILINLTVCTHSHYLNYGKSGNVTFYHDNYANSIVIINNANYDDVDSTRISGGKYAKLGEFPYMAVVHHLLDDEYISQCGGTILSNRWVLTAGHCVIDRPQRFFVVFGIIDKSGIAYDSLRGPGDAMITTKAFVHPQYLVSHNDIALLRMPRDIMFSKFIRPIKLAYHDESFAYRNASVIGWGKQRTVGKVSQRLQYTTLPVISNNECKKYWQISDRHVCTAAGLGRDACQGDSGGPLVVKRGGQNLQIGIVSYGDEYCPSNKPGVFTRVSSFRGWIRQVTNII comes from the exons ATGAATCGAAAAAGTGTACCAATATTTttgagtattttaattaatttgacagTCTGTACTCACAGTCATTATCTTAATTACGGCAAATCTGGCAACGTTACATTCTACCATGACAATTACGCTAATAgcattgtaattattaataacgctaattacg ATGACGTAGACTCGACGAGAATATCAGGCGGAAAGTACGCGAAACTCGGGGAATTTCCCTACATGGCAGTGGTCCATCATCTCTTAGACGACGAATACATTTCGCAATGTGGCGGCACGATCTTATCGAACAGATGGGTTCTCACAGCCGGTCATTGCGTGATCGATCGTCCACAAAGATTTTTCGTAGTATTCGGTATCATTGACAAATCCGGTATCGCGTACGATTCTCTTCGGGGCCCTGGCGACGCGATGATTACAACTAAAGCGTTTGTACATCCGCAATATTTAGTCAGCCACAACGATATCGCGTTACTTCGCATGCCCCGGGACATAATGTTTTCCA aaTTTATTCGTCCTATAAAACTAGCTTATCACGATGAAAGTTTTGCGTATAGAAATGCTAGTGTAATCGGTTGGGGAAAACAGCGTACGGTAGGTAAAGTTTCGCAAAGATTACAATACACTACGCTGCCTGTTATATCAAATAACGAATGCAAAAAATATTGGCAAATCAGCGACAGACATGTTTGCACGGCAGCAGGGTTGGGACGAGACGCTTGTcag GGCGATAGTGGTGGCCCTCTCGTTGTAAAACGAGGCGGTCAAAATTTGCAAATCGGTATTGTGAGTTATGGAGACGAATATTGTCCTAGCAACAAACCTGGAGTGTTCACCAGGGTTTCCTCATTTAGGGGCTGGATTCGCCAagtcacaaatattatttaa